A DNA window from Mesorhizobium sp. C432A contains the following coding sequences:
- a CDS encoding FGGY-family carbohydrate kinase, producing the protein MPPAADTPLAIGIDIGTSGARAVAMRPDFSIAARSAVSLELFGRNARDPAVWWSAVGAALAELLSGIDRTAVRSIAVDGTSGTLLPVDGAGRPLAEPLMYNDTVADNAILVAIAREAPATSAALGATSGLAKALWFQRTPGVAAVLHQADWIAGQFSGRFDVSDENNALKTGYDITARCWPDWIAATEMRMELLPGVVRPGDVVGKLTADAADMFGLPREIAVVAGTTDGCASFLATGAAAIGDGVTVLGSSLTVKILSDRPISAPRFGIYSHRLGDVWLAGGASNSGGKVLTQHFPLARIVELSMAIDPMTETGLDYYPLATAGERFPIADPALPPRLVPRPVEDADYLKAMLEGIAAIEALGYDRLAELGAPQLTSVRSVGGGAANAAWTAIRQRRLGVDFLPALSDEAAAGTARLALTGASAAGLL; encoded by the coding sequence ATGCCGCCAGCCGCTGACACGCCTCTTGCCATAGGCATCGACATCGGCACGTCCGGCGCGCGTGCGGTCGCCATGCGTCCGGATTTTTCCATTGCCGCGCGTTCCGCCGTTTCGCTCGAGTTGTTTGGCCGGAATGCCCGCGACCCTGCAGTGTGGTGGTCAGCGGTCGGCGCAGCGCTGGCGGAACTGCTTTCGGGCATCGACCGAACAGCGGTCCGGTCGATCGCTGTTGACGGCACTTCAGGTACGTTGCTGCCGGTCGACGGCGCCGGGCGGCCGCTGGCCGAGCCGCTGATGTACAACGATACGGTCGCCGACAACGCCATTCTGGTCGCGATCGCTCGCGAAGCCCCAGCGACCAGTGCCGCACTTGGGGCGACGTCCGGTCTCGCCAAGGCGCTCTGGTTCCAGCGCACGCCCGGTGTTGCCGCGGTGCTGCATCAGGCGGACTGGATCGCGGGACAATTCTCCGGTCGCTTCGATGTCAGCGACGAGAACAATGCCTTGAAAACCGGTTACGACATCACGGCCCGCTGCTGGCCGGACTGGATTGCGGCCACCGAAATGCGCATGGAGTTGCTGCCCGGCGTCGTCAGGCCGGGCGATGTCGTCGGCAAGCTAACCGCAGATGCCGCGGATATGTTCGGCTTACCGCGCGAAATCGCCGTCGTCGCCGGAACGACCGATGGCTGCGCCTCGTTCCTGGCGACAGGTGCCGCGGCAATAGGCGACGGCGTCACCGTGCTGGGGTCGTCGTTGACCGTCAAGATCCTGTCCGACCGGCCTATCTCGGCGCCACGCTTCGGCATCTACAGCCATCGGCTTGGAGATGTCTGGCTGGCGGGCGGCGCATCGAACTCCGGCGGCAAGGTGCTGACACAGCATTTCCCTCTGGCGCGCATCGTCGAGCTGAGCATGGCGATCGACCCGATGACCGAGACCGGCCTCGACTACTATCCTCTTGCCACTGCAGGTGAACGCTTTCCGATCGCCGATCCGGCACTGCCGCCGCGTCTTGTGCCGCGACCGGTCGAGGACGCCGACTATCTGAAAGCCATGTTGGAGGGTATCGCCGCGATCGAGGCGCTCGGTTATGACAGGCTCGCCGAGCTCGGCGCGCCGCAGCTGACGTCGGTCAGAAGCGTCGGCGGCGGTGCGGCGAATGCCGCCTGGACGGCGATCCGGCAGCGCAGACTTGGTGTTGATTTCCTGCCGGCACTTTCGGACGAAGCCGCCGCCGGCACAGCGCGGCTGGCGCTGACGGGCGCAAGCGCGGCGGGGCTTCTATGA
- a CDS encoding class II aldolase/adducin family protein: MATYADAQEMTALRALSASIGCNPNLTQAAGGNTSLKAGDTLWIKASGTWLKDALSEDIMVPVAMAPLLRAVEQRDSAADQPQIFAIETLNARRLRPSIETTVHALMPQRVVLHVHCVETISLAVQANCEVEAARRLDGLKWAYVPYFRPGLPLAQGIAERLQAGVDVLILANHGLVVAADTVAEAEVLLRRVTLLLARPARQVAEPDVAGLAALAGKTGYRLPAEIEAHAVAIDPESRRMASGGSLYPDHVIFLGRGSVVAKPGEDVPRVIERCGAKPVAILFPGLGVLMRGDASAGADAMQRCLADVTARIDIAARLNYLTAAENDELVNWDAEKYRQKLNAASR, encoded by the coding sequence ATGGCGACCTATGCGGATGCGCAGGAAATGACTGCCTTGCGGGCGCTTTCGGCCAGCATCGGGTGCAATCCAAACCTGACCCAGGCCGCCGGCGGCAACACCTCGCTGAAAGCCGGCGACACGCTGTGGATCAAGGCTTCCGGCACATGGCTGAAGGATGCGCTCTCCGAAGATATCATGGTGCCGGTGGCGATGGCGCCGCTGCTCAGGGCTGTCGAACAGCGCGACAGCGCCGCCGACCAGCCGCAGATCTTCGCCATCGAGACGCTCAACGCCCGGCGCCTGCGCCCTTCGATTGAAACCACCGTTCACGCGCTGATGCCGCAGCGCGTCGTCCTGCATGTCCATTGCGTCGAAACCATTTCGCTGGCGGTACAGGCCAATTGCGAGGTGGAAGCCGCCAGACGCCTTGATGGTCTCAAATGGGCGTATGTTCCTTATTTCCGGCCAGGCCTGCCGCTTGCCCAGGGTATTGCCGAGCGGCTTCAGGCTGGGGTCGACGTGCTGATCCTTGCCAATCACGGGCTGGTCGTCGCGGCCGATACCGTCGCCGAGGCCGAAGTGCTGCTGCGCCGCGTCACGCTGCTTCTGGCGCGGCCGGCGCGCCAAGTGGCGGAACCGGATGTTGCGGGATTGGCGGCGCTGGCCGGGAAAACCGGTTACAGGCTGCCGGCGGAAATCGAGGCGCACGCGGTAGCCATCGATCCCGAAAGCCGCCGCATGGCGTCGGGGGGCAGCCTCTACCCCGATCACGTCATCTTTCTGGGTCGGGGGTCGGTGGTGGCAAAGCCCGGTGAGGATGTGCCGCGCGTGATCGAGCGGTGCGGTGCAAAGCCCGTGGCGATCCTGTTTCCCGGGCTGGGCGTGCTGATGCGCGGCGACGCCAGTGCCGGCGCCGACGCCATGCAACGCTGCCTTGCCGACGTGACGGCACGCATCGACATTGCAGCGCGGCTGAACTACCTCACCGCCGCCGAGAACGATGAACTGGTCAACTGGGACGCCGAGAAGTATCGCCAGAAACTCAATGCCGCCAGCCGCTGA
- a CDS encoding RidA family protein: protein MIKYFQSGSRMSQAVVYGGLVHIAGQVANDRKAGIEGQTSDVLAKVEALLVEVGSSKSKLVAVNIFLPQIGDFEAMNSIYDAWIDPARLPARACVEARLADPDLRIEITAVAAV from the coding sequence ATGATCAAGTATTTTCAGTCCGGCTCGCGCATGTCGCAGGCAGTCGTCTATGGCGGCCTCGTTCACATAGCCGGCCAAGTGGCCAACGATCGCAAGGCCGGCATCGAAGGCCAGACCAGCGACGTGCTTGCCAAAGTCGAGGCGCTGCTGGTCGAGGTCGGCAGCAGCAAGTCGAAGTTGGTGGCGGTCAACATCTTCCTGCCGCAGATCGGTGATTTCGAGGCCATGAACAGCATCTACGATGCCTGGATCGATCCTGCCCGCCTGCCGGCGCGGGCCTGCGTCGAGGCGCGGCTTGCCGACCCTGATCTCCGCATCGAAATCACCGCGGTCGCGGCGGTCTGA
- a CDS encoding alanine racemase: MTENSPVPALSVHENFQLDDRIRGVPPGTTGLDSSLVAAEHWHPADGRMALPVLTLDEAAFSANRDLFLRYAREHNVAIAPHAKTPMAPDLARSLVEAGAWGTTVADIRQATVMLKAGLTRLIIANEVGGAGGANRLAVLAGAWPDAELYVFADSVDAVNALSEAWRANAALPPLHVLVELGAGRAGARTTAQAEAIADAITAAGGRLLIAGVATYEGAAAQPEPGRTDEVISGLLAMTADMFLRLRARVGGDAPLIVTAGGSAFFDQAVAALAPLVSSDGNATLVLRSGAIFFHDHGTYDRSLGALDARKGFAIGGISASARHSFRPALRLWAEVLSRPEPGLVICGMGMRDVSFDQGFPTPLTVFRACKPLPMPAARAEVVKLNDQHSFLSIAPSDDVAVGDVVEFGISHPCTCLDRYRVIFGVDATGHVRHAFPTWFG, encoded by the coding sequence ATGACTGAAAACTCACCGGTTCCAGCCCTTTCGGTGCACGAAAATTTTCAGCTCGACGACCGCATCCGCGGCGTGCCTCCCGGCACAACCGGGCTTGACAGCAGCCTTGTCGCGGCCGAGCACTGGCATCCGGCCGATGGACGCATGGCGCTTCCGGTGCTGACCCTCGACGAGGCGGCCTTCTCCGCCAATCGCGACCTGTTCCTGCGCTATGCGCGCGAACACAATGTTGCGATCGCTCCGCATGCCAAGACGCCGATGGCGCCCGACCTTGCCCGGTCGCTGGTCGAGGCCGGCGCATGGGGCACGACGGTCGCCGACATCAGGCAAGCGACAGTGATGCTGAAGGCCGGCTTGACACGGCTGATCATCGCCAATGAGGTTGGCGGAGCCGGCGGCGCCAACCGGCTGGCCGTGCTTGCTGGTGCCTGGCCGGATGCCGAGCTCTATGTCTTTGCCGACTCGGTCGACGCCGTGAACGCGCTTTCCGAGGCTTGGCGCGCCAATGCGGCACTGCCGCCTTTGCATGTGCTGGTCGAACTTGGTGCGGGCAGGGCGGGCGCCCGCACCACCGCGCAAGCCGAGGCCATCGCCGATGCGATCACGGCTGCCGGCGGGCGGCTGCTGATAGCCGGCGTTGCGACCTATGAAGGGGCGGCGGCGCAACCCGAGCCCGGTCGCACCGATGAGGTGATATCCGGCCTGCTGGCGATGACCGCCGACATGTTCCTGCGGCTGCGTGCCCGCGTCGGCGGCGACGCACCCCTGATCGTCACGGCCGGCGGCTCCGCCTTCTTCGACCAGGCGGTCGCGGCGCTTGCACCCCTCGTTTCCAGCGACGGCAACGCAACGCTGGTGCTGCGCAGCGGCGCCATCTTCTTCCACGACCACGGCACCTATGACCGTTCGCTCGGCGCCCTCGATGCCCGCAAAGGTTTTGCCATAGGCGGCATCAGCGCTTCGGCGCGGCATTCCTTTCGCCCTGCGCTACGCCTTTGGGCCGAAGTGCTGTCGCGTCCGGAGCCGGGCCTTGTCATCTGCGGCATGGGCATGCGCGACGTGTCGTTCGACCAGGGCTTTCCAACGCCGCTCACCGTCTTTCGTGCCTGCAAGCCGCTGCCGATGCCGGCGGCGCGCGCCGAGGTGGTCAAGCTCAACGACCAGCATTCCTTCCTGTCGATTGCACCGAGCGACGACGTGGCCGTCGGCGACGTCGTCGAATTCGGCATCTCGCATCCCTGCACCTGCCTCGACCGTTATCGCGTGATCTTCGGCGTCGACGCGACCGGCCACGTCCGCCACGCTTTCCCCACCTGGTTCGGCTGA
- a CDS encoding amidohydrolase family protein, translating to MPEPYAGPIIDAHHHLWDLSLGRHPWLAATAGERGGLGELGPLRRNYLPGDYARDAIGHNVVATVHVEAGWASGDCIGETRWLEALDKSRGVAARYVVHVPLADRQAPALIEAQAAFERVAGVRDILSWDPDPARRFAARDSIMDDPAWRAGLALLGQHRLAFDLMVFPRQLADAGRLARALPNQQFVLNHCGSPIDRDADGMQVWRDGLRLLSQCDNVAIKISDLVAYDHDWTLDSLEPVVLHCIDCFGTGRAMFGSDFPVAGLHASFDDIYDGFKTITADFSADEQTALFFGNAKRIYRLDDVSSARLLPA from the coding sequence GTGCCAGAACCTTACGCCGGACCGATCATCGACGCCCATCATCATCTTTGGGATCTCAGCCTGGGACGGCATCCCTGGCTCGCCGCCACGGCCGGCGAGCGCGGCGGCCTGGGCGAGCTTGGCCCCTTGCGGCGGAACTATCTGCCCGGGGATTATGCGCGCGATGCCATAGGGCATAATGTCGTCGCCACCGTCCATGTCGAAGCCGGCTGGGCGAGTGGCGACTGCATCGGAGAAACGCGCTGGCTTGAAGCACTCGACAAATCGCGCGGCGTCGCCGCCCGCTATGTCGTTCACGTGCCGCTCGCCGATCGCCAGGCGCCTGCGCTGATCGAAGCGCAAGCCGCGTTCGAGCGTGTCGCCGGCGTGCGCGACATATTGAGCTGGGATCCCGACCCTGCCCGCCGTTTTGCGGCCCGTGACAGCATCATGGACGATCCGGCCTGGCGCGCCGGGCTTGCCTTGCTTGGCCAGCATCGGCTGGCCTTCGACCTGATGGTGTTTCCGCGCCAGCTCGCCGACGCGGGGCGGCTTGCCAGGGCCCTCCCCAACCAGCAATTCGTGCTCAACCATTGCGGTAGCCCGATCGACCGCGACGCCGATGGCATGCAGGTGTGGCGCGACGGGCTGCGGCTTCTGTCGCAATGCGACAACGTCGCCATCAAAATATCGGATCTGGTCGCCTACGATCATGACTGGACGCTCGACAGTCTGGAGCCCGTCGTCCTGCATTGCATCGATTGTTTCGGCACCGGTCGCGCTATGTTCGGCAGCGACTTTCCGGTCGCCGGCCTGCATGCCTCGTTCGATGACATATATGACGGCTTCAAAACCATCACAGCGGACTTTTCCGCCGACGAGCAGACGGCGCTGTTCTTCGGCAACGCAAAGCGCATCTATCGGCTCGACGATGTGTCATCGGCGCGCCTGCTCCCGGCCTGA
- a CDS encoding sugar ABC transporter ATP-binding protein, with amino-acid sequence MRHISKTFGPVRALQDVSLTVHAGEVHALMGENGAGKSTLMKVLSGAYRPDAGGEILIDGVPVATGDPIKARAHGIAVIYQELSLAPNLTVAQNIFLGNEPRRFGIVDRDQCYQRSNEIIKRLGVSFSARAQVSSLSLGERQLVEIARALSTSARIIVMDEPTTSLTSRETDRLFEVIATLKSQGIAIIYISHRMEEVYQLADRVSVLRDSGYVGTLERAELNASRLVSMMVGRDLSAFYRKDHRPPDSKRAVALSVRGMADGNLLKNCSFELYKGEVLALAGLVGSGRTELARLIFGADRRIAGTLELDGKPVTIGSPSEALNAGIAYLTEDRKELGLFLDMSISDNISMGVLARDARPGGLRDFKAAERRAATAVSDLSIRTRSVQANAGSLSGGNQQKVLLARLLETEPQVVILDEPTRGVDVGAKSEIYRLIDNLAKKGIAILMISSELPEVIGVADRVLVMRDGTIAGEVTASKDQPLRQEAIMELATGAAKG; translated from the coding sequence ATGCGGCACATCTCGAAGACGTTCGGGCCAGTCCGCGCCTTGCAGGACGTGTCGCTGACCGTCCATGCCGGCGAAGTCCATGCGCTGATGGGTGAAAACGGTGCTGGCAAGTCGACTTTGATGAAGGTGCTGTCCGGCGCCTATCGGCCTGATGCCGGCGGCGAGATACTGATCGACGGCGTGCCGGTCGCCACCGGCGACCCGATCAAGGCGCGGGCTCACGGCATTGCGGTTATCTATCAGGAACTGTCGCTGGCGCCCAACCTGACGGTCGCGCAGAACATCTTCCTCGGCAATGAGCCGAGGCGTTTCGGCATCGTCGACCGCGATCAATGCTACCAGCGCAGCAATGAGATCATCAAGCGTCTCGGCGTGTCCTTCTCCGCACGGGCCCAGGTTTCCAGCCTGTCGCTCGGCGAGCGTCAGCTGGTCGAAATCGCCCGCGCGCTTTCGACCAGCGCGCGCATCATTGTCATGGACGAGCCAACCACCTCGCTGACCTCGCGCGAGACCGACCGTCTGTTCGAGGTCATCGCGACGCTGAAGTCGCAAGGCATCGCCATCATCTACATCAGCCACCGCATGGAAGAGGTCTACCAGTTGGCCGACCGCGTCAGCGTGCTGCGCGACAGCGGCTATGTCGGCACACTCGAGCGCGCCGAGCTGAACGCCTCGCGCCTCGTCTCGATGATGGTTGGCCGCGACCTGTCGGCTTTTTACAGGAAGGATCATCGCCCGCCGGACAGCAAGCGCGCGGTCGCCTTGTCGGTGCGCGGCATGGCAGACGGCAATCTCCTGAAGAACTGCTCCTTCGAACTGTACAAGGGCGAGGTGCTGGCTCTGGCTGGCCTTGTCGGCTCGGGCCGCACCGAACTCGCGCGACTGATCTTCGGTGCCGACAGACGCATCGCCGGAACGCTGGAACTCGACGGCAAGCCAGTAACCATCGGCTCGCCAAGCGAGGCACTGAATGCCGGCATCGCCTATCTCACCGAAGACCGCAAGGAACTCGGCCTGTTTCTCGACATGTCGATATCCGACAACATCAGCATGGGCGTGCTGGCTAGGGATGCGCGGCCCGGCGGCTTGCGCGATTTCAAAGCCGCCGAGAGACGTGCTGCCACGGCCGTTTCGGATCTCTCCATCCGCACCAGGTCGGTACAGGCCAATGCCGGTTCGCTGTCGGGCGGCAACCAGCAGAAAGTGTTGCTTGCCCGCCTGCTCGAGACCGAGCCGCAAGTGGTCATCCTGGATGAACCGACGCGCGGCGTCGATGTCGGAGCGAAGTCGGAAATCTACCGGCTGATCGACAATCTCGCCAAAAAGGGCATCGCCATCCTGATGATCTCCAGCGAACTGCCGGAGGTGATCGGCGTCGCCGACCGCGTGCTGGTAATGCGCGACGGCACGATCGCCGGCGAGGTGACGGCGTCCAAAGACCAGCCGCTGCGCCAGGAAGCAATCATGGAACTTGCAACGGGAGCGGCCAAGGGATGA
- a CDS encoding DeoR/GlpR family DNA-binding transcription regulator, producing the protein MSDSGRQRQIVELLRDRPFASVRELQEQLGVSAATVRRDIDKIDEAGEARKVYGGISALDGASQAGVAYARPYDENRDLAVEAKRQIAALAATMVRDGDAVIVHGGSTCFHLGVKLAERSIRLYTNSMPLAAYLSDHGHCSLTVAGGDLHREPGIIHSPTQAEPFYASKFFLGAQGLGQEGVLESHPLLVRSIADLSLCADQIVVLADSRKLSIHARNIALPLSRIGTLVTDDGLSDVDARMLEDAGVMVRIASASGAIQ; encoded by the coding sequence TTGAGCGACTCCGGCCGCCAGCGTCAGATCGTCGAGTTGCTGCGGGATCGCCCCTTCGCGTCGGTGCGCGAACTGCAGGAGCAGCTCGGCGTGTCGGCGGCGACGGTGCGGCGCGACATCGACAAGATCGACGAGGCCGGTGAAGCACGGAAGGTCTATGGCGGCATCTCGGCGCTCGACGGCGCTTCACAGGCGGGTGTTGCCTATGCCAGGCCCTATGACGAGAACCGCGACCTCGCGGTCGAGGCCAAGCGGCAGATCGCCGCTCTCGCGGCCACGATGGTGCGCGACGGCGATGCGGTCATCGTGCATGGCGGTTCGACCTGCTTCCACCTTGGGGTCAAGCTGGCTGAGCGCAGCATCCGTCTCTATACCAATTCGATGCCGCTCGCTGCCTATCTGAGCGACCACGGCCATTGCAGCCTGACCGTTGCCGGCGGCGATCTGCATCGTGAGCCGGGCATCATCCATTCACCGACCCAGGCGGAGCCGTTCTACGCATCGAAGTTCTTTCTCGGCGCGCAAGGCCTTGGCCAGGAGGGCGTGCTGGAATCGCACCCGCTGCTGGTCCGCTCCATCGCCGATCTCAGCCTGTGTGCCGACCAGATCGTGGTGCTGGCCGACAGCCGCAAACTGTCGATCCACGCCCGTAACATCGCGCTGCCCTTGTCGCGCATCGGCACGCTGGTGACCGATGACGGCCTGTCCGACGTTGACGCGCGCATGCTGGAAGACGCGGGCGTCATGGTGCGCATCGCTTCGGCTTCGGGAGCCATCCAGTGA
- a CDS encoding FGGY-family carbohydrate kinase yields the protein MKMAVLDFGKTNSKLFVFAQDGRIVDERRTRPNWMRKDGFSVLDEAALHNWAVRAVSEATDVHGVEGVMVSGHGCTFALVDEAALTHPILDYEQEPPADIAAQIDRLVPDFTETFSPRLPLGFNYGRHMLWLQAVQPGAFTAAKSILGYPQYWSWRFGGRAVSEVSYLGCHSHLWAPRKRDFSSLVDIEGWRDRMPAFERAGSVVGEQRLGDTKRRIAIHNGVHDSNAALHAYRRQELGPVTVVSTGTWVVVLNPDCLLDALDGQRDMLVNVDIDGGPVPTIRFMGGREFATISDGWQGAIAPAAVQRVINAGSMALPSFAPGGPMPGRAGKLVGRMPSAEERAAVALLYVALMVDLCLDQIHSDNTVIVDGGLNAGGLLAGLVAQLRPSQAFLQGATLEGSATGAAALAFETVGREFAAEVPEPVRAASFTGLARYRDTWRGLIGEQGIPRAAAGGAR from the coding sequence GTGAAGATGGCCGTCCTCGATTTCGGCAAGACCAATTCGAAGCTGTTCGTCTTCGCTCAGGACGGGCGCATCGTCGACGAGCGCCGGACCCGGCCGAACTGGATGCGCAAAGATGGCTTCAGCGTGCTTGATGAAGCAGCACTTCACAATTGGGCGGTTCGCGCCGTAAGCGAGGCCACCGACGTCCATGGCGTAGAGGGCGTGATGGTGTCGGGCCATGGCTGCACCTTTGCCCTGGTCGACGAGGCGGCGCTGACGCATCCGATACTCGACTACGAGCAAGAGCCGCCGGCTGATATTGCCGCGCAAATAGATCGCCTCGTTCCGGATTTCACCGAGACCTTCTCGCCGCGATTGCCGCTCGGCTTCAACTACGGTCGCCACATGCTGTGGCTACAGGCGGTGCAACCCGGTGCATTCACGGCCGCGAAATCGATCCTCGGCTATCCACAATACTGGAGCTGGCGGTTTGGCGGCCGGGCGGTCTCGGAAGTGTCCTATCTCGGCTGCCACTCGCATTTATGGGCGCCGCGCAAGCGCGACTTCAGTTCGCTGGTCGATATTGAGGGCTGGCGCGACCGGATGCCCGCTTTCGAGCGGGCGGGCTCGGTTGTCGGCGAGCAACGCCTCGGCGACACGAAGCGGCGGATCGCCATCCACAATGGTGTCCATGACAGCAATGCCGCGCTCCATGCCTATCGCCGGCAGGAGCTTGGCCCGGTCACCGTCGTCTCGACCGGCACCTGGGTCGTCGTGCTTAATCCGGATTGCCTGCTCGACGCGCTCGATGGCCAGCGCGACATGCTGGTCAATGTCGATATCGACGGCGGCCCTGTGCCGACCATCCGCTTCATGGGCGGGCGCGAATTCGCCACGATCAGCGACGGCTGGCAAGGCGCGATCGCGCCGGCGGCAGTGCAGCGGGTGATCAACGCCGGCAGCATGGCGCTGCCGAGCTTCGCGCCGGGCGGACCAATGCCCGGCCGCGCCGGCAAATTGGTCGGCCGCATGCCAAGCGCCGAGGAACGCGCAGCCGTGGCGCTGCTCTACGTCGCGCTGATGGTCGACCTCTGCCTCGACCAGATCCATTCGGACAACACCGTGATCGTCGATGGCGGACTGAACGCTGGCGGCCTGCTCGCCGGGCTAGTGGCGCAACTGCGTCCCAGCCAGGCCTTCCTGCAAGGGGCCACACTGGAGGGCAGCGCCACCGGGGCGGCGGCGCTGGCCTTCGAGACCGTCGGCCGCGAATTTGCCGCGGAAGTGCCGGAGCCCGTGCGTGCCGCAAGCTTCACCGGACTTGCCCGATATCGCGACACATGGCGTGGCCTCATCGGCGAGCAGGGCATCCCCCGCGCGGCAGCGGGAGGCGCACGGTGA
- a CDS encoding succinylglutamate desuccinylase/aspartoacylase family protein, producing the protein MHTGLAHTLDFDRDGKTLSHLSIPFSIDRSPYFQVKVPICLIRNGDGPSLLLMAGNHGDEYEGELSLAKLARRLDPKRIKGRITIMPMANAPAVMAAKRCSPLDGGNLNRAFPGDPSGTPTSRLANFLETELFPRHDVVFDIHSGGTSMEHLPTALVERNADPERHRRGVELMRTLGMPYGFIADNGQASPTSMGAARRAGAVGVSGEFGGGGTATVDSMAITARALDRLMIAMGVVDAPVLGAGEKPSAPTRLLSLSRHSQGLYATRRGWFEPAARLGDSVTSGQLAGWYHDLERLDVAEEALHFAESGLVLSRRLHTMCEAGDCLMQVAEPVDG; encoded by the coding sequence ATGCACACCGGCCTCGCCCACACGCTCGATTTCGACCGCGACGGCAAGACGCTCAGCCATCTAAGCATTCCGTTCTCGATCGATCGCTCGCCCTACTTTCAGGTCAAGGTGCCGATCTGCCTTATCCGCAATGGCGACGGCCCGTCACTGCTTTTGATGGCCGGCAATCACGGCGACGAATATGAGGGCGAGCTGTCGCTGGCAAAACTGGCGCGCCGGCTCGATCCGAAGCGGATCAAGGGCCGCATCACCATCATGCCGATGGCCAACGCCCCTGCGGTGATGGCCGCCAAGCGCTGCTCGCCGCTCGACGGCGGCAATCTCAACCGGGCGTTTCCCGGCGATCCCTCGGGAACGCCGACAAGCCGGCTCGCCAATTTCCTTGAGACGGAGCTGTTTCCTCGTCACGACGTCGTCTTCGATATCCATTCGGGCGGCACGTCGATGGAGCATCTGCCGACCGCGCTGGTCGAACGCAACGCCGATCCCGAGCGCCACCGGCGTGGCGTCGAGCTGATGCGCACGCTCGGCATGCCCTACGGCTTTATCGCTGACAACGGCCAGGCCTCGCCAACCTCGATGGGCGCAGCGCGCCGCGCCGGCGCCGTCGGCGTCAGCGGTGAGTTCGGCGGCGGTGGCACCGCAACGGTCGATTCGATGGCGATCACGGCCCGCGCGCTCGACCGTCTGATGATAGCAATGGGTGTGGTCGACGCGCCGGTTCTTGGCGCGGGCGAAAAGCCTTCGGCGCCGACAAGGCTGCTGTCCCTGTCCAGGCACAGCCAGGGCCTCTATGCCACCCGCCGCGGCTGGTTCGAGCCCGCCGCTAGGCTCGGCGACAGTGTCACTTCAGGACAATTGGCCGGCTGGTACCACGATCTCGAGCGGCTCGATGTTGCCGAGGAGGCCCTGCATTTCGCCGAAAGCGGCTTGGTGCTGTCGCGCCGGCTGCACACGATGTGTGAGGCGGGCGACTGCCTAATGCAGGTCGCAGAGCCGGTCGACGGCTGA
- a CDS encoding TIGR01459 family HAD-type hydrolase, with protein MSAKTVEHLNGVNQLAERYDVFLLDQFGVLHDGTSPYPGAVEALSALKRAGKTIVLISNSGKRAGPNESRLLKLGFVPGSWDHFVSSGEVAWEFFHDMGISGRLLPNTKCLLISRDDDRSAIEGLPFALTKDGDDAGLVLISASEGDRYDLEHYRRLLAPAAVRQVPCFCTNPDKIMLTAVGPRFGAGRLADLYEDLGGSVTRIGKPYPAIFGAALALAGNPDRGTVVCVGDSVEHDIAGGLAAGVATVLVLSGILADTPDLFDLFDTMDAYPDYTMDGFRFR; from the coding sequence ATGAGCGCGAAAACAGTCGAACACCTCAACGGCGTCAACCAGCTGGCCGAGCGCTATGATGTTTTCCTGCTCGATCAGTTCGGCGTGCTGCATGACGGCACCAGCCCCTATCCAGGGGCGGTGGAAGCACTGTCGGCGCTGAAGCGCGCCGGCAAGACCATTGTGCTGATCTCGAACTCCGGCAAGCGGGCGGGGCCCAACGAGAGCCGGCTGCTAAAGCTCGGCTTCGTACCGGGAAGCTGGGACCATTTTGTTTCTTCCGGCGAGGTCGCGTGGGAGTTCTTCCACGACATGGGGATATCCGGAAGGCTACTTCCAAACACGAAATGCCTGTTGATAAGCCGCGACGATGACCGCTCGGCGATCGAAGGTCTGCCGTTCGCATTGACCAAGGACGGTGACGATGCCGGGCTGGTGCTGATTTCGGCCAGCGAGGGCGACCGCTACGATCTTGAGCACTATCGCCGACTTCTTGCGCCGGCTGCGGTGCGGCAGGTGCCATGCTTCTGCACCAACCCTGACAAGATCATGCTGACGGCAGTGGGGCCGCGCTTCGGTGCCGGCCGGCTGGCGGATCTCTACGAGGACCTCGGTGGTAGCGTCACGCGTATCGGCAAGCCTTACCCCGCCATATTCGGCGCCGCACTAGCGCTGGCAGGCAATCCAGACCGCGGCACTGTGGTCTGCGTCGGCGACAGTGTCGAACACGACATCGCTGGCGGACTTGCTGCCGGCGTGGCCACGGTGCTGGTTCTGTCAGGAATATTGGCGGACACACCTGACCTGTTCGACCTGTTCGACACGATGGACGCATACCCGGATTACACCATGGATGGCTTCAGGTTTCGCTGA